A genomic window from Lotus japonicus ecotype B-129 chromosome 1, LjGifu_v1.2 includes:
- the LOC130731698 gene encoding uncharacterized protein LOC130731698 — protein sequence MLHRVKYDLFHKDSPDAWEIDHDTRKATYSGSFAVTTIFADGRRTSDYHIGELEFSLPQPDESQEEAPVEQMVDTSEEEDPEEETISEMIERMIKEKLETFMRNFFLEVLAPL from the coding sequence ATGTTGCACCGCGTGAAGTATGATCTTTTTCACAAAGACTCGCCTGACGCGTGGGAGATAGACCACGACACGCGCAAGGCTACATATAGTGGTTCGTTTGCAGTCACAACTATTTTTGCTGATGGACGTCGCACGTCAGACTATCACATTGGAGAGTTGGAGTTCTCGCTTCCTCAACCGGATGAGTCGCAGGAAGAAGCCCCTGTCGAGCAGATGGTGGACACATCTGAGGAAGAGGATCCGGAGGAGGAGACCATTTCGGAGATGATCGAAAGGATGATTAAGGAAAAGTTGGAGACATTCATGCGCAACTTTTTCTTGGAAGTTCTGGCACCCCTCTAG